Part of the Gammaproteobacteria bacterium genome, CTCAGCTTGGGTTTTGAATTCACCGTAAACCCAAAATAGTCGAGAACAGTTTGGATGACCTTATCGGGTGATTTAAACAAGGTGCAAATATGACGATGCTCTCTCCCACGCAGTATGCGCAATATCAGCGTGAAGGTGTGGTCTTTCCCCTTAGGGTCTTGGACGCAGAGAAAGCTGGAATACTGGCAGGCCACTGTGACGTGTTGCAATCTCGAATGGGTCATTGGGTGGCTAGTCCACAGATATCTAAATCCAATCTGGTCAGTTGCGCGATGGCGGATGTCATTCGAAATGAGACACTCCTCGATGCAGTGGAGTCAATTATCGGGCCTGATATCCTCTGCTGGGCAGCAACGTTGTTTGCAAAACCCCCTAATTCCGGTGGCTACGTCGGCTGGCACCAAGACAGGACTTACTGGGGTCTTTCGCCTGAAGAACAGGTTGTCACTGCCTGGCTGGCGCTGACCGACGCGCACTATGACAACGGCTGTATGAGTGTGCTTAGAGGGAGTCACTTGCAAGGCAATCGTGACCATGAGATTGTTCCAGGCACTGAAAATATCCTCTTTTCAGGCCAGGAAGTAATTATCAAACCACATGAAAAAGGTCAACTCGTGCACGTCGAACTTGACCCCGGAGAGGCTTCGATTCATCACTCAAAAGCCCTCCATGGTTCAAATCCCAATACTTCAGACCGGCCGCGTATGGGTTTATCAATACAGTACATCAGTGCCAATGTGGTACAGCGCAATAACGGTGGCGTCGATTCAGCATCTGCGGTTCGGGGCAACACGGCGCACAGCAAACTCGAACTCGAACCTTCGCCGGAGAAGGATTTCGATACCCAAGGCATCAAGAACTGGAAGCGGTTTATTGCTAATCCGAGTGGTTTGGGCGCTACCGCTGATGCGATTCAGATTGAAGCATCTGGCCTTGAATGAGCAGAAAACACTATGCTTAAGCAAAGCGATTGCAAGCTCTAGCGTTGCATGGATTCCTGATTGTCGTAGATCGAGTCGGTGCCGGGTTCCTGTGGTAAATGGATCCGGAACGGTAACGCCGCCATGCGGCCTTCACGCACCGGCGCACCACGCAGTATTCGCGAATCGTATTCCTGCAGATCATAGCTTGAAAAAATGGGGAAGGCGTCGACTGCTGTATAGCTGAACAGCAGCAGTGGTCGGAGGGTGTTTGTGCTGCTGTTGCCCGAGGCGTGTAGGGTGCGGACATGATGAATCGTCAGTGAGCCGGCCGGTGCTATTAGCGGTACAGCCTTGTCTGCCAGGTCGCCGATGGCATCAGTATTGACACCACCGGTAAAAATACCATTGTGGTGATGATCGAACACCGGGCCTTTGTGGCTCCCTGGAATCACCATTAGTGGGCCGCACTCGGGTGTACAGTCTTCGATCAGAACACCCACGGCGAGGATATCGTCGTTGGTGTGGGGATAAAACGCCCAGTCCTGGTGCCAGTTGATCTCAGCATTCGTCCCGGGGTGCTTGAAGTTCAGTTTCGAGTGATCGAACCGAACCGTACCCCCCAGCAGCTCGCATACGGGATCCACAATCGTGCTGCATTCTGCGATCTGTTTGAATAGCGGATCCCGGATGTGGGGATCTTTGAGTCGTCTGACACGAGGATTGTCTGCTGAGTGCGACTGATCGAGGTCATAAATGCGGTTACTGGTTTGTACCGCACGCGATGCCTCGATGAAACGATCCACTGTATCACGCAGACTCGTGAGTACACTGCTGGGAATGGCCTGTTCGAGTAGCAGGTAACCGTTGTCTTGGTAAAAACTAATCTGATCGGCGGTTAATGCCATGTTCGACCTGTATGGCGGTTTAAGTGAATGTAATTCTACAAACTTTAGATCCGTGGGTCATAGGGAGTTGCTGTTCTGATTTTGTTGGTTGATCAGCCATTGTCAGAATCAGATGTCGAATCCTAGCCTCGGTTATCACAAGCAGCTCGCCATGGTTTGGGCAATGTCGCGCAAAAGGTTTAGGTATAAATCAGCACCCAGGGTGAGCCGGGCGCCGAGCGGGTCAATCACGCGGGTTCTGGCTTTGGTCCCATCGACGACGGTCGCGACGAGTTCTGGATTGAACTGGGGTTCAGAAAACACACACGTGATGTCCAGTTCTTCGACTGTTTGATGAATCTCTGCGATACGTGCTGGACTCGGGTCTGAGACATCCCCCATAGAAATCGAACCGGCTGCCAAGACATCAAATCGCTTCTCAAAATATTGATAGGCATCATGGTAGACAATGAAATCCGTACCGCGAAATGCCGCCAGTGTTGCTTCTATTTCAGAGATGACAGCGTCGATATCTGTCTTGCCTTGAGTGACATTGTCGAAGTAGATTTCGGAATTTTGGGGATCTATCTTCGACAACTCTGTCGCGATGACATCGAGCCAGGTTTTGCCGTTATCGGGATCAAGCCAACCATGGGGATCAACGTTCGCAGTGGGGTCGCTGTTTTGAGCTGTTGTATGTCCCTCTTCGTCACGTTTGGGCTCGTGATTGTGTGCTTCGAAGGTTGTACCTTCACGGTAGGGTCGTACTGTGGAGCCTTTAGTATCCATCAGTTCGATAACTTTGGCGTCTGCAGACAACGTTTTTAGAGCACCTTCGAGCCAGGGTGTTAGCCTGCTGTTCATCCAGAAGACGAGATCGGCTGCTTCCAGCGATGCCGCATTGGAAGGACGCAGCGAATAGGCATGTGGTGATGCCCCCCGGTTGACAATCAGATCGGGCATGCCAATTCCCGCCATCACCCGGGTGACTAGCGAATGTGTTGCTGGAATGTCAGTTGTCACCTGCGGTACATCAGCCGACACCATACCGGATAGCCACAATCCACAAATAGCAGTGCCCAGGATGGTTTTGATGATTAGACGCAGGGTGATCATGATTAAACGTATGTTATGATATAACATAACATAAGCTAATATAGATGATCCACCCGGATGTTCCTTGCTGGAAAAGGAGAGCACATGGATGCAATTGGTTTCGGGCAGCACAACCATGCTGAGTGCATTAGGCAGGGCTTGGATTCAGTCGATGCTCAGTGCAAAGCGGCGGGATTGCAGTTCACACCGGTACGCCGGCGCGTATTGGAAATGCTTTTGGCAGAACACCGTGCCCATGGTGCTTATGAAATTCTGGACAATCTTCGCGCCGAGGGTCTGGGCTCACAGCCACCAGTATCCTATAGGGCGCTGGAATTTTTAGTCAAAAATGGTTTTGCGCACAAGATCGAGCGGCTCAATGCCTTTATCGCCTGTGCTCACTTGGCGGAAAATCATGCGCCGGTCTTTTTGATTTGTCGTGCCTGCGATTCGGTTGCAGAAACCCACACCGATCTCACCCGGGGTGTGTTAGGTCGTGCTGCAAAAACAGCTGGCTTTCGGATTGAACGAACCGGGGTCGAGATTGAGGGCATCTGTACCGCCTGCCACGACGGGGGTGCGGCATGAGTTTGGTAGAGATTAGCAGCCTCGATATACGCATCGGCGGAAACACAGTTCTGCATGACGTGGCAATGCAGGTCGATCCCGGCGAGATCATTACCATCGTTGGCCCTAACGGGTCCGGGAAAACCACACTCCTGAGGGCGATCATCGGTGCAGTCAGACCGAGTGCCGGGAGGGTTAAGAAAAACTCCGGGCTGCGTATCGGCTACGTGCCGCAGCGTCTGCACATAGACGCAACACTTCCTATCACCGTACGGCGCTTCCTCAGCCTGCCGCGCCGAGTATCCGATACTGTTGCGCAGGAAGCGCTAACCGATGCAGGTGTGGGAAATCTGGCCAAGCGACAGATGTCAGGGCTTTCGGGCGGACAATTTCAACGGGTGCTGTTGGCCCGAGCCCTGCTTGGTCGGCCTGAACTTTTGCTTCTTGACGAAGCCACTCAGGGTTTAGATCAGCCCGGATCAGCTGCTTTTTACCGGCAGATTGAAACGGTACGGCAACGCCTTGGCTGCGCTGTGCTAATGGTCAGTCACGAGCTGCATGTGGTGATGGCCGCTTCGGACCGGGTGATCTGTCTGAATGGCCATATCTGTTGCCACGGCGCGCCTGGACAGGTAGCTACAGCCCCGGAATACCGAGCGCTGTTTGGCTCTGGAACACAGGGTGCGCTGGCGCTGTACCAGCACGAACATACGCATTCACACGATCACGAGGCCGCCGCATGAACTGGTTGGACAGTTTCCTCGTCCGCGCCTCACTGGCGGGTGTGGGTGTCGCGATTGCCGCCGCGCCACTGGGCTGTTTTGTCGTCTGGCGCCGCATGGCTTATTTTGGTGACGCAACAGCCCAGGCTTCGATACTGGGCATCGCCCTGGCGCTGGCCTTTTCGACTTCAATTTTCCTGGGCGTTCTGGTCGTATCGCTTCTAATGGCCGTAACGGTCTCGGCTCTCAGTGGGCGGGGCTACGCGATGGACACGCTGCTGGGTGTACTCGCCCATTGTGCGCTGGCTTTTGGTCTTGTGGCAGCTTCTTTCTTGTCTGGGGTGCGGATCGACCTGATGGCCTACCTATTCGGCGACATCTTGGCTGTTGGAAAGATTGACCTCGTCGTGATCTGGGGTGGTGCGGGATTGGTTTTGTTTTTGATGTGGTGGCGCTGGTCGGCGCTTTTGACTTCAACTTTGAATCCCGATTTGGCCCATGCCGCGGGGATCGACCCTCGCCGCGAACAGTTGATTCTGACTGTGGCGCTGGCGGTAGTGGTAGCGGTTGCCGTAAAGGTTGTAGGGGCACTGCTGATTGTGGCTCTGCTGATTATCCCTGCAGCCACCGCAAGGCCTTATGCGAAAACGCCCGAACAAATGGTACTGATTGCCACAATAATCGGCGGCCTGTCGGCGGTTGGCGGATTGCAAATGGCCTACAGTTTCGACACCCCCACCGGCCCCACTATTGTGTGTCTCGCTGCCGTGCTTTTTTTACTGTCAACTTTGGGTGGCCTGATCCGTGGTCGGGTCATGGGCTGAGACATGATGCACCCGAAGATATCCGAACTCCCGACCGCTAATAGATGTCTCTGACCATGTTCAGACACGTGATTACGCGCGCCAGCCGTGTAAGGCTATTATTGAGGGCATCAGTACAGCCGGGCTTGGGCTACCCAATTATATGTTGGCCTGCAGTCAACATGCAGACTACTTATAGTTTTGTACATTTACATCAGATAAATCAAACTCTAAGGAGACCATTCTTTCCACTGTAAAAAATTTAAGTCGAAGGTGACGTGATACGCCACATCCTCGATTGTTTCATCAAATAGAATAGATTTAGTTTCCTATAGCAAGTAGGCGCCAACTAGGATGGAATATTCACTTACTGAGTTTGGAGGAACGCTGA contains:
- a CDS encoding phytanoyl-CoA dioxygenase family protein — its product is MTMLSPTQYAQYQREGVVFPLRVLDAEKAGILAGHCDVLQSRMGHWVASPQISKSNLVSCAMADVIRNETLLDAVESIIGPDILCWAATLFAKPPNSGGYVGWHQDRTYWGLSPEEQVVTAWLALTDAHYDNGCMSVLRGSHLQGNRDHEIVPGTENILFSGQEVIIKPHEKGQLVHVELDPGEASIHHSKALHGSNPNTSDRPRMGLSIQYISANVVQRNNGGVDSASAVRGNTAHSKLELEPSPEKDFDTQGIKNWKRFIANPSGLGATADAIQIEASGLE
- a CDS encoding phytanoyl-CoA dioxygenase family protein, producing MALTADQISFYQDNGYLLLEQAIPSSVLTSLRDTVDRFIEASRAVQTSNRIYDLDQSHSADNPRVRRLKDPHIRDPLFKQIAECSTIVDPVCELLGGTVRFDHSKLNFKHPGTNAEINWHQDWAFYPHTNDDILAVGVLIEDCTPECGPLMVIPGSHKGPVFDHHHNGIFTGGVNTDAIGDLADKAVPLIAPAGSLTIHHVRTLHASGNSSTNTLRPLLLFSYTAVDAFPIFSSYDLQEYDSRILRGAPVREGRMAALPFRIHLPQEPGTDSIYDNQESMQR
- a CDS encoding zinc ABC transporter substrate-binding protein, yielding MITLRLIIKTILGTAICGLWLSGMVSADVPQVTTDIPATHSLVTRVMAGIGMPDLIVNRGASPHAYSLRPSNAASLEAADLVFWMNSRLTPWLEGALKTLSADAKVIELMDTKGSTVRPYREGTTFEAHNHEPKRDEEGHTTAQNSDPTANVDPHGWLDPDNGKTWLDVIATELSKIDPQNSEIYFDNVTQGKTDIDAVISEIEATLAAFRGTDFIVYHDAYQYFEKRFDVLAAGSISMGDVSDPSPARIAEIHQTVEELDITCVFSEPQFNPELVATVVDGTKARTRVIDPLGARLTLGADLYLNLLRDIAQTMASCL
- a CDS encoding transcriptional repressor is translated as MDAIGFGQHNHAECIRQGLDSVDAQCKAAGLQFTPVRRRVLEMLLAEHRAHGAYEILDNLRAEGLGSQPPVSYRALEFLVKNGFAHKIERLNAFIACAHLAENHAPVFLICRACDSVAETHTDLTRGVLGRAAKTAGFRIERTGVEIEGICTACHDGGAA
- a CDS encoding metal ABC transporter ATP-binding protein, whose product is MSLVEISSLDIRIGGNTVLHDVAMQVDPGEIITIVGPNGSGKTTLLRAIIGAVRPSAGRVKKNSGLRIGYVPQRLHIDATLPITVRRFLSLPRRVSDTVAQEALTDAGVGNLAKRQMSGLSGGQFQRVLLARALLGRPELLLLDEATQGLDQPGSAAFYRQIETVRQRLGCAVLMVSHELHVVMAASDRVICLNGHICCHGAPGQVATAPEYRALFGSGTQGALALYQHEHTHSHDHEAAA
- a CDS encoding metal ABC transporter permease, translating into MNWLDSFLVRASLAGVGVAIAAAPLGCFVVWRRMAYFGDATAQASILGIALALAFSTSIFLGVLVVSLLMAVTVSALSGRGYAMDTLLGVLAHCALAFGLVAASFLSGVRIDLMAYLFGDILAVGKIDLVVIWGGAGLVLFLMWWRWSALLTSTLNPDLAHAAGIDPRREQLILTVALAVVVAVAVKVVGALLIVALLIIPAATARPYAKTPEQMVLIATIIGGLSAVGGLQMAYSFDTPTGPTIVCLAAVLFLLSTLGGLIRGRVMG